The sequence GCTCTACAGATTCCGTTGTACCCTGCTTCCTTTTTCAAAAGCGAGATTGATGGAGAAGGAATAAGTTTTGTGTTGTACTTTAAACTTTCTGATGATTACTCAAAGAAATTATCTTCTCAATTTCAAGATAACTGGAGAGTAAGCCACTGATATGCATTCATGGTTGCAAGATACACAATTGTTCGCGTATCATGacttatttatttagttatattgtAACAGAGGATACTTGATGATGAACTAGAAAATGTCAAAGGTTTTCCTATAGATACACTTGTACCATGTCGAGAAAGGTTGAAGATACTGGGACGTATTGTAAATATAGACGATCTTCAGTTGAGTGTACCAGAAAGGAAGCTCATGCATGCTTACAATGGTAAACCCGTGCTTTCACGTCCGCAACATGAGTTCTACCAAGTGAGTTTGTGTTCTAATAAAGTTCATATCCTAGAATCTGATCGATTGTGTACGGAGTATTTGTTATTTAATGCTATAATTGTAGTGATCAAATGTTAATTTACAGGGAGAAAACTATATTGAGATAGATTTGGATATGCATAGTTTTAGTTTTATCTCCAGGAAAGGTTTTGAAGCGTTTAATGATAGACTGAAGGACTGCATCTTGGATTTTGGCCTCACAATTCAGGTGCAATCTAAAACCTTATTCATTTACTCGTTTAGATGGAAATGAAGACATTTAATAAATTTAAATTAAATCTTGTGTTAAAAAGAAGATAACTTAGGTCATCAACGGTAACACTTTTGATTATGTAATGCAGGGTAACAGAACAGAGGAGTTGCCAGAGGAGATATTGTGTTGTGTGAGGTTAAACTGTATTGATTACATGAATTATCACACGCTTGAGTTGATTCCGGAGTCGCCATCCCATTGATATTACAATTTACAAGGCCGCACATAATGTAAACGTCGTTAAAGAGTTTGGTCAATGTTTTTAGTTATAATGTAAACGTCGTTAAAGAGTTTGGTCAATGTTTTTAGTTAGACCAATATGGTTCATACTGGAAGCTGTAAACAAGACATTTGATCTTTGTTGAGGGAAATTAGTAAGGACACTAAATATAATCTTTCTGCTAACTAGGTTGTGAACTATAACTGCAATTAACTGTCGAATGTTGAATGGAGACTGTTGTATGTCGGATCAGATAAGTATAAAAGTGTGAGTAAATTTACACTGTTCTCTTCCTTCCTCCGTCTCAATTTAATAGTTCTTGGTTGACTTATTTTCTCACCTTTGACTTTAAATACGGAGTAACTTTTTTTTACATAATATAATACATGATGAAATTTATAtgattaaattaagttttatatgtGCTTTCATTTGATATAACTTTCATCAGGTAGTTATTCAAAGTTAAAGTTATTAAAAAAAAGTCAACCCACAACTATTAAATTGAGACGGATAAGGACTTTGATTTACTCCCCTTGAGATGTAACTGACATGGAAGCTGTAGGACTTGTATCTTCTACGTTCTCCACAGCGTCATTCCCGGTTAACATCTTGATTGCAGCTTGACCAATATCAGTAAACCATTGATCCTCGGGCAACAAACTGATCAATCAATCAAAACAAATCTTTTAGAACCGACAAAAAAATGGTTTTTAGAAGGGAAACAAAAAAAAGGAACCTATTCGGATCTGTATCGGAACCAGCAACCGAGTCCATAGCTCTTGAGATGATATTCTTGATAACTTGATGCAAATTTCGTGATAAGTAACGCCCTTGTGACGCAAAAAGTATTACAAACTGCATAtctaaataaaactgcataccacaCCACCAAAAAGAGTCACTAAGATAGGATTACAGTATGGTCTTTAAGTTATGGAAAAGAAAGTAAGAAAGAAACCTGTCGAAGTCCAAATGGTCCTAGCCGCTTTGACCCGTGTTCAACCTCTTCCCAAAAACTTGGTTCATCAGATAGCCATAAAATCACTGTTTCTGTGAGTCTAATTAAAAGAAGGGTGGTAAACCTTTCTCTCCCCACAAACATGTCTGTCGCTAAGGTTGCGACCGTACATAACTTGATAAACAGTTCCTGGTTAATCAAGTAGGAACGTACATCAGCAATGTAAACTACAAGATGCATATTACCCGGCCATTttcaattgaaaaaaaaaaaagagacaTAATTACTCGGATAGTCCTTGTGGTTTATCCTAATTAGCGGATATAGTCCATAAACTCTTTTTTTTGCATTACCAGCCTTTCAAAATGTAATTTTTTACGTAGATAGTCCGACTGTCAGAAAAACATTAGATTTCTCTGTTAAGTCCAATCAAATATGACATCATATCCTTGTGTTGTTGGTCCAGTGGCAATGGCCCATATCTCTTTGTTTGTTAAGTCCAATCATGTgcaagcatgtgagggtattttcgtctttttatCCTCCTCTTTTTCATTTAACTATCTTTTTACCTCCAACTTAATCATATCACTTTCATCATTCCAAAATTGTACCGTCACATGCTACGTGACTGGACTTAACGGAACAAATAGACAGCCGTTAGAAGTTAGGATGAATCAAAGGGAGGGACTGTCCGCGCAATTTTGTATTAAAAAAAGTTAAAATTCATTTCTTATTTACCTGATATATTGGAGAAGGGAACCATTCGGGCTCTTGTGAGTTCTCGTCCATACTTAAGTACATTTGCGCGTTAATACAAGCACTCCCCTCTTCTGTAAAGATGAGATCAAGAGCATGTTTTCTACAGAAACTATCTCTCAATTGGTCAACAAGTCTTTGAAGCCGTTTTTTTAATTCTCTTTGCTCGGGCGTACGTAATTGTCTGTCTGAAGTTTTTCTAGGGGTATCAGAGGGAATACACTGTTGTAAAGGCAACAACTTTATGGCTGCTCGAGGGAGCAATTCTTCTGCTAACATTAGTGCATTAGCTAGCAACGCTATTTGTTGTGAGTCGTCATCTGCTGTTTTGACAATTCTACCCTCCAAATTTTCAGTTTCTGATGTACCAGGCAGTGCGTTTACAAGCATGTGAACATATGAGCTGAAAACTTGTACTAGACCTTCCATTGCCCGGTTTGAAAACTGAGACGACCTCAGCAGTCCAATGTCCTCACACATTTCCTGCATACATATAAGTTGCCACATCATCAAAACTAATGCCATATCATTAGTTTACCAGATATAATAGGAAAGGCCATCCCCTGTCCGTGACATAAAAAATGGGCCATTATGAACGTTAGAGGGTGATATATGGAAATGCAAAAGACTAATCTTGTTTGATTAAATTGTCTGATAAATTAATTTTCGTGATTTGATTTATAGAAAATAATATAATGAATGGATTATTATACTGGTATTTCAAAATTTTAGGCCCTGTTCGTTTGCACATGTTCCAAAGAGGCCTCTGATAATAGTCAAATGTATACAATAGCAAATAATCAAAAGTTTCATACATACCTGAACCATGACATTAAATCTATGGGCGCTACTTGAAAGCTTCGGCTGGGATCCAATTGAAGAAACAGTGGTACCGAGCGCGCGTGAATAATTAAGTGACCAATCATCTGCAGCTGCTAAAGCAGCAGTGCTTCGTTCGATTCTTTTCAAGTTAGCATTTAACGCTTGTTCAACACACGGTCTGAAATGTCTGAGAAGAACAGGTGCAAGTGCCAACCCACGAGCCTCTAACAGATAACAATGGCCCATAGAGATTTGAACACACTCGGCTACAGTTCGTAGCCCACCAGAAGCAGATGGTGAAGCAATGACGTGTCTCTTCATAAGATGTGCAAAAGTGTTGGTCTGTTTAACCGACCATGTCACAAGTTCCGACGTGTACAACGGTTGATCACCAAATATGGCTAAAGAATCACTTGACGCTTGAGCTATGATCGAAAACATGAGCTGTGAAAGTGCAGCCGTGTAAGCCACACCGTAAGTTGACCCTGTTGTCTGAAGACCCTGAATTTTAGATTGTAACTTTTGGTGGTGTGAGTTAAGGAGCAGCGTATGGGCTCGTGGACCATCACCGAGTCGTTTGATTATTTCCACATACGATCGAAGCTCGATACCACTAGAAGATGGTTGACACGCTGACTCAGCAATTTGATCGGCTAATTTTTGTCGTTGTGCAGTGATGTTAGCTCGTAACGAAGAAAGCATTGATGATGTCatggatttttcttcttctttagcGACACGTTCTCCTTCATCTAGGGCGGCTAAAGCTTCATCTACCCTTCTTTCGGCTAGTAAAACTTTGAGGTTGTCCATATATTGGGTTAGCCAAAGTTCCATCTTTGAAGGTTCTTTATCTTCAAAGTCGAAACTAACATCTTTTTTTGAACCAGGACCAGAAGACATGGATTCGACCCCTGCACCCTCGGCTAGATTATGAATGATAGACGCACGGTTCGATAAAAAATTCCTCAAGGCTACTAGTTGCCCTTCAAGATCCGAAATCTCCCTTGATACACTGCATTTGTAAGAAAATAACATGGATACTAATGTTAGAAACACCCTTATAACAATGATGGAGGGGCAGGGTGGCAACTGCCCCCTTGAAAAGTTCATACAATGTAAAACCTTGACAAGATTAATAAAGCTAATTTTCCCCGTTTAAAAAGTATTTTCTGAtaattttataaaagaaaaaaTCTGATAGTTTTCCCTCTGATAATAACTGTGTAGCTCTGTCATCATATAATGAGCATCACAAACATGAAGAAACAGTAACATACTTATTATATTAAGTTGTTAGCATTGATGGCATTCAATTTAAATGATCTTACAGTCATCataatcataactataattattagaATTCGATCAGAATATATAAATGTTAGGATTGATTTATACGTCTTACCGAATGAAGGAAGGGTAGTTGGCATAAACACTTTTTCTCATTTCTTCCGCGGAAGCCTTCTTTAGATCAAGAAGACAAGTAACCAAATGCTTTATTTCCTGTCAATTACACAACTAGAGGTAAACACTTGATTAAATACATACAATTAACTTGTGATGCGATGATCTGCATTAAGAACATTACTGTACAAAAAGAAAATGTATGCATTGAATTTGGATAAAGTTTGTAACACATGCATGTTCACTTGTAGTTGGCAAACATATATTGACATGATACAAATGTTCATTATTATACATGTTAGATCAATTTGGTGCAAGTTAAGTACTGGTATTCGTAGCACTACGTAAaacatagatagatagatatacctTTTCGCTAGTTGTACGACATTTGGTAGATACATAATTTTCTGGATCGAAACCAGAAGATTTGAAGACTTTAAGCTTATCACTCAGCGTTACCTCCTGACCGAAATCAAGATCCCCTGCAGTAGATGAGAATGAGCCTTCAGGTAACGAAGACATTATTCCGAATTCCGATTCAATTCGTCCCTTTTCTTTTTCGTTCTTATTCTTTTTCATTGTCTGCGCGCATTGATTATATCATGACGAAAATGACTCAGGCAGGCAGGCCATAACTCGATAATTATAGGGATCGGAGGTTGATCAGATGATGTTTGGGATGTACAAAGTTGTTTATTGGTTATTCATTAGATTAGATGCAAAAGTCGTTTATTGATAACATACGACTCGCTCATTTTTCCAAAACTGGTAGTCCAGAATTAGATT comes from Rutidosis leptorrhynchoides isolate AG116_Rl617_1_P2 chromosome 4, CSIRO_AGI_Rlap_v1, whole genome shotgun sequence and encodes:
- the LOC139844712 gene encoding protein ENHANCED DISEASE RESISTANCE 2-like isoform X1; translated protein: MVFQPNPLQVQVQIPSKMQIQRSTAGSQVPFCQVDRKMLNSWSHIFLVTYSWSHIEPQTFRVRGKNYLRDKKKEHASNNAAYYPFGVDVFLSKRKIDHIARFVELPIVDFYSAEVPSILVVNVQIPLYPASFFKSEIDGEGISFVLYFKLSDDYSKKLSSQFQDNWRRILDDELENVKGFPIDTLVPCRERLKILGRIVNIDDLQLSVPERKLMHAYNGKPVLSRPQHEFYQGENYIEIDLDMHSFSFISRKGFEAFNDRLKDCILDFGLTIQGNRTEELPEEILCCVRLNCIDYMNYHTLELIPESPSH
- the LOC139844712 gene encoding protein ENHANCED DISEASE RESISTANCE 2-like isoform X2; the encoded protein is MVFQPNPLQVQVQIPSKMQIQRSTAGSQVPFCQVDRKMLNSWSHIEPQTFRVRGKNYLRDKKKEHASNNAAYYPFGVDVFLSKRKIDHIARFVELPIVDFYSAEVPSILVVNVQIPLYPASFFKSEIDGEGISFVLYFKLSDDYSKKLSSQFQDNWRRILDDELENVKGFPIDTLVPCRERLKILGRIVNIDDLQLSVPERKLMHAYNGKPVLSRPQHEFYQGENYIEIDLDMHSFSFISRKGFEAFNDRLKDCILDFGLTIQGNRTEELPEEILCCVRLNCIDYMNYHTLELIPESPSH
- the LOC139842407 gene encoding exocyst complex component EXO84A-like → MKKNKNEKEKGRIESEFGIMSSLPEGSFSSTAGDLDFGQEVTLSDKLKVFKSSGFDPENYVSTKCRTTSEKEIKHLVTCLLDLKKASAEEMRKSVYANYPSFIRVSREISDLEGQLVALRNFLSNRASIIHNLAEGAGVESMSSGPGSKKDVSFDFEDKEPSKMELWLTQYMDNLKVLLAERRVDEALAALDEGERVAKEEEKSMTSSMLSSLRANITAQRQKLADQIAESACQPSSSGIELRSYVEIIKRLGDGPRAHTLLLNSHHQKLQSKIQGLQTTGSTYGVAYTAALSQLMFSIIAQASSDSLAIFGDQPLYTSELVTWSVKQTNTFAHLMKRHVIASPSASGGLRTVAECVQISMGHCYLLEARGLALAPVLLRHFRPCVEQALNANLKRIERSTAALAAADDWSLNYSRALGTTVSSIGSQPKLSSSAHRFNVMVQEMCEDIGLLRSSQFSNRAMEGLVQVFSSYVHMLVNALPGTSETENLEGRIVKTADDDSQQIALLANALMLAEELLPRAAIKLLPLQQCIPSDTPRKTSDRQLRTPEQRELKKRLQRLVDQLRDSFCRKHALDLIFTEEGSACINAQMYLSMDENSQEPEWFPSPIYQELFIKLCTVATLATDMFVGRERFTTLLLIRLTETVILWLSDEPSFWEEVEHGSKRLGPFGLRQFYLDMQFVILFASQGRYLSRNLHQVIKNIISRAMDSVAGSDTDPNSLLPEDQWFTDIGQAAIKMLTGNDAVENVEDTSPTASMSVTSQGE